From Candidatus Nomurabacteria bacterium, one genomic window encodes:
- a CDS encoding ParB/RepB/Spo0J family partition protein: protein MAFQGDSIYWVEVEKVVPNPFQPRREFDQNKLQELADSIRMYGVLQPLTVTRKEIQREDGTFYSEYELIAGERRMRASKLAGVAQVPVIIREGEQSEQEKLELAIIENLQREDLNAVDRALAFRQLADAFGLSHAQVAQKVGRSREYVSNSIRLLGLPDHMLDSLKIADMMEGHARTLLMLTDRPEEQEVVYKEILLKKLSVREVERIVRKIATDKVRKKNPLEFDESLIEFEKKFTETLGTRVQIQKTDFGGKLTIDYFSEEDLEAILQRMAAEVAASQPVESTTYEMVNRLTEHTPLSVDEESVESASYEQSRSVQEMSVREPQFIVTRAVTYLTTPVPEPVQEEAVDDSGSLASYIQRPPEPSFTPRREPSFVAQSFDEPVSEPAPEKQPESPQSDDSGLYSIRNFTV, encoded by the coding sequence ATGGCATTTCAAGGTGATTCAATATACTGGGTGGAAGTAGAGAAGGTTGTTCCTAATCCGTTTCAGCCAAGACGAGAATTTGATCAGAACAAGCTGCAAGAACTGGCAGATTCTATTCGCATGTACGGCGTGCTACAGCCACTCACAGTGACGCGCAAGGAGATCCAACGTGAAGATGGAACGTTTTACTCAGAATACGAACTGATTGCAGGAGAGCGTCGTATGCGCGCAAGTAAATTGGCCGGTGTCGCACAGGTGCCAGTGATTATTCGTGAAGGGGAGCAGAGCGAACAAGAAAAGCTCGAACTTGCGATCATTGAGAACTTGCAGCGTGAGGATCTCAATGCGGTTGATCGTGCTCTCGCATTTCGCCAGCTCGCAGATGCGTTTGGGCTGTCACATGCACAGGTAGCGCAGAAAGTCGGTCGCAGTCGTGAGTATGTTTCGAATTCCATTCGTCTTCTTGGTTTGCCTGATCATATGCTGGATTCGCTCAAGATCGCTGACATGATGGAAGGGCATGCCCGCACGCTTCTCATGCTCACTGATCGCCCTGAAGAGCAAGAAGTGGTCTATAAAGAGATCTTGCTAAAAAAGCTCTCAGTACGCGAAGTAGAGCGTATTGTGCGCAAGATCGCGACTGATAAAGTACGTAAAAAGAACCCGCTTGAATTTGATGAGAGTCTCATCGAATTTGAAAAGAAATTTACCGAGACGCTCGGTACTCGGGTACAGATCCAAAAGACTGACTTCGGTGGCAAGCTCACTATTGACTACTTTTCAGAGGAAGACTTGGAAGCCATTTTGCAGCGCATGGCAGCTGAAGTTGCCGCGTCTCAGCCAGTTGAGTCAACAACATATGAAATGGTCAATCGACTTACAGAGCACACCCCACTTTCTGTAGATGAAGAAAGCGTTGAGTCTGCAAGCTACGAGCAGTCGCGGTCAGTGCAAGAGATGTCCGTACGAGAGCCGCAGTTTATTGTGACTCGAGCGGTGACCTATCTAACTACGCCAGTACCTGAACCAGTGCAAGAAGAGGCCGTAGATGATTCAGGATCGCTTGCAAGTTACATCCAACGCCCACCTGAGCCATCGTTTACGCCTCGGCGTGAGCCTTCATTTGTGGCGCAGAGTTTTGATGAGCCTGTGTCTGAGCCAGCTCCAGAAAAACAGCCTGAGTCACCTCAGTCAGACGACAGTGGTCTCTACTCAATTCGAAACTTTACTGTTTAG
- a CDS encoding bifunctional (p)ppGpp synthetase/guanosine-3',5'-bis(diphosphate) 3'-pyrophosphohydrolase: protein MHSAEDIIAQLNEPSDADRALVTKAYDYAAKAHEGHKRYSGDPYMIHVAAVGHKLAEMGMGPRTICAGLLHDTIEDTPVTSEDIKKEFGEEVLFLVEGVTKLSSVRYYGTDRHNESLRKLFVATSQDIRVLIIKLVDRLHNMETLHHVPEEKQQRIARETLEIYVPVAHRLGMGKLRKELEDLAFPFVYPEEAKRVAESLKSRFGNANEILERERKVLQKKLADVGFTDFHTSYRVKGKYSLYNKLKRKEWSIDSIYDLMAMRVVVNSVEDCYRTLGIVHELWRPLPQRVKDYIAFPKPNGYQSLHTTVTTQNGVILEIQIRTRQMHQEAEFGVASHIFYKQPSVSDNRKPSMFSALVPGLFKPFARRDADFEENLAEQATTPHFQKIPRWISQIGQTYNPDSKNSTREFVEDAQSDFFSNRIFVFTPTGDVVDLPVGATPIDFAYAIHSEVGEHTFGAKVNRKLVSLSTELRNGDIVEIETRKSAQPSQKWLDFAKTSLARRKIKTALDHGEHPKQ from the coding sequence ATGCACTCTGCAGAAGATATCATTGCGCAACTCAATGAACCAAGCGACGCTGATCGAGCGTTAGTAACAAAAGCGTATGACTACGCCGCCAAAGCCCACGAAGGACACAAGCGCTACTCTGGTGACCCGTATATGATTCATGTTGCTGCGGTTGGCCACAAGCTAGCCGAGATGGGTATGGGTCCACGCACCATTTGCGCTGGACTCCTCCATGACACGATCGAAGATACTCCGGTTACTTCAGAAGATATCAAGAAAGAATTCGGTGAAGAAGTTCTCTTCTTAGTGGAAGGAGTCACCAAGCTCTCTTCGGTTCGTTACTATGGCACTGATCGTCACAACGAAAGTCTGCGCAAGCTGTTTGTAGCAACGAGCCAAGACATCCGTGTCCTCATCATCAAACTCGTTGACCGTCTTCATAATATGGAGACACTCCACCACGTACCTGAAGAAAAGCAGCAGCGTATCGCACGGGAGACGCTCGAGATCTACGTGCCAGTAGCGCATCGACTTGGAATGGGTAAGCTTCGCAAAGAACTCGAAGACCTGGCGTTTCCATTTGTCTACCCCGAAGAAGCCAAGCGTGTCGCTGAATCACTCAAGAGCCGCTTTGGAAACGCGAACGAGATATTGGAACGCGAACGAAAGGTGCTCCAAAAGAAACTCGCCGACGTTGGTTTCACTGATTTTCACACCTCATACCGTGTCAAAGGAAAATACAGCCTCTACAATAAGCTGAAACGAAAAGAGTGGAGCATCGACTCGATCTACGACCTTATGGCCATGCGTGTGGTCGTAAATTCTGTCGAAGATTGTTACCGCACCCTCGGTATCGTGCACGAACTCTGGCGTCCACTTCCCCAGCGTGTCAAAGACTACATCGCATTCCCGAAGCCAAATGGCTACCAATCACTCCACACCACAGTCACCACTCAAAACGGTGTGATCTTAGAGATCCAGATCCGCACCAGACAAATGCACCAAGAGGCTGAGTTTGGTGTAGCATCACACATTTTCTACAAACAACCATCGGTAAGCGACAACCGTAAACCCTCTATGTTCTCAGCACTCGTTCCAGGACTCTTCAAACCCTTCGCTCGACGTGATGCAGATTTTGAAGAGAATCTCGCAGAGCAAGCAACCACTCCTCACTTTCAGAAAATTCCTCGCTGGATATCGCAAATTGGTCAAACCTATAATCCTGATTCAAAAAATTCCACACGAGAGTTCGTTGAAGACGCACAGTCAGACTTTTTCTCAAACCGCATCTTTGTCTTCACTCCGACCGGTGACGTGGTTGACCTCCCCGTTGGCGCAACTCCGATCGATTTTGCCTATGCAATTCACTCAGAAGTTGGTGAACACACCTTTGGCGCGAAAGTAAACCGCAAGCTAGTCTCACTCAGCACTGAACTCCGTAATGGAGATATCGTTGAGATCGAAACACGAAAATCAGCGCAACCAAGCCAAAAGTGGCTCGACTTTGCAAAAACATCACTTGCGAGACGCAAGATCAAGACCGCACTTGATCATGGTGAACACCCTAAACAGTAA
- the miaA gene encoding tRNA (adenosine(37)-N6)-dimethylallyltransferase MiaA has protein sequence MQKPKVIAIVGPTASGKTSLSIDIAKKFNGEVISADSRQVYTGLNIGSGKVTTEEMDGVPHHLLDVTAPTNVYTAADWQRDAQAALLDIQKRGLCPVIAGGSFFYLDQLRGKSSTAPVEPNEQLRGELELLPAEALFEKLQIADPARAETIDAHNKRRIIRALEIVDALGSVPTETSPESPYDWLVLGVDLSKETLHSNIHIRLIERMKDGMVDEAKRLHAEGVSFERMNDLGLEYRYLAKLLKGELPEDEMVTELETKIRQFAKRQMTWLKRDDEIEWYAPKDREAIFRRVAEFLAE, from the coding sequence ATGCAGAAGCCAAAAGTCATTGCTATTGTGGGACCAACTGCCTCAGGCAAAACCTCACTCTCTATAGATATCGCCAAGAAATTCAATGGCGAAGTGATTTCGGCTGACTCACGCCAGGTATACACTGGACTCAATATTGGATCTGGAAAGGTCACGACGGAAGAAATGGACGGTGTGCCGCATCATCTGCTTGATGTGACAGCACCGACTAATGTGTACACTGCTGCAGATTGGCAGCGAGATGCACAAGCCGCGCTTCTGGATATCCAGAAGCGCGGCTTGTGCCCGGTCATTGCCGGCGGTAGCTTCTTTTACCTCGATCAGCTCCGAGGCAAGTCGAGCACCGCTCCAGTCGAGCCAAACGAACAGTTGCGCGGCGAACTCGAACTTCTTCCGGCCGAAGCACTCTTTGAGAAATTACAAATTGCAGACCCAGCCCGTGCCGAGACGATCGACGCGCACAACAAGCGCCGTATCATACGCGCCCTAGAGATCGTCGACGCGCTTGGATCAGTCCCGACTGAAACCAGCCCTGAGTCTCCATATGACTGGCTCGTGCTCGGTGTCGACCTTTCCAAAGAAACACTCCACAGCAATATTCATATTCGTCTCATTGAGCGCATGAAGGACGGTATGGTTGATGAAGCGAAACGGCTCCATGCTGAGGGTGTGTCATTCGAGCGTATGAATGATCTTGGTCTCGAGTATCGCTATCTCGCTAAACTTCTCAAAGGTGAACTACCAGAAGATGAAATGGTGACCGAACTCGAAACGAAGATCCGCCAGTTTGCCAAGCGACAGATGACCTGGCTAAAACGCGATGATGAAATTGAATGGTACGCGCCGAAAGATCGCGAAGCGATCTTTCGGCGCGTAGCGGAATTTC
- a CDS encoding redoxin domain-containing protein produces MEHACKCGEAVVYAPLTVGDAVPEELDFPVLHNDEEKQMSFKELRGKWAVLVFYPKDFTFICPTELEDMQKHYEAFTAEGAEVISVSTDTIEVHKAWHDNSPAIKTLTYPMAADPAHVLSEVFGVLIPEAGVTHRATFIIDPEGVIRCIEINHDAIGRSAKETLRKMKAAKHVNEHPGNVCPASWEEGDETLKPGLDLVGKI; encoded by the coding sequence ATGGAACATGCATGTAAATGTGGGGAAGCTGTTGTATACGCACCGTTGACGGTCGGTGACGCTGTACCTGAGGAACTCGATTTCCCGGTACTGCACAATGACGAAGAAAAGCAGATGAGTTTTAAGGAGCTTCGCGGGAAGTGGGCTGTGCTGGTTTTCTATCCAAAAGACTTTACCTTTATTTGTCCTACTGAGCTCGAAGATATGCAGAAGCATTATGAAGCGTTTACCGCAGAAGGTGCAGAAGTGATCTCAGTTTCAACTGACACGATCGAAGTGCATAAAGCATGGCACGACAACTCACCAGCAATCAAGACACTCACGTACCCGATGGCAGCCGATCCAGCACATGTACTGTCTGAAGTATTTGGTGTACTGATCCCTGAAGCAGGAGTAACACACCGTGCGACGTTTATCATTGATCCGGAAGGAGTGATTCGCTGTATTGAGATCAATCACGATGCAATTGGTCGCAGTGCGAAGGAAACGCTCCGCAAGATGAAGGCAGCAAAGCATGTAAACGAACATCCGGGAAATGTCTGTCCAGCCAGCTGGGAAGAAGGAGATGAGACTTTGAAGCCAGGTCTTGATCTGGTTGGGAAGATCTAG